From the Roseofilum reptotaenium CS-1145 genome, the window CCCAAGCTAACTCTTCTATCGATTTTTGATTATTTTTAAAAGCCTCTGGAGTACCTTGAGAGATAGTCATAGCAGGATTCCTGATTTACCAATTTAAAATAAGTCCCTCTCTTGTGGGAGAGGGATTGAGGGCATGATCACGATTGGGCAATAATGGGATTAATATCAAACCAATAGCCTTTGGTATCGCGATATTCATACACAAACTGCGAGCGAATTAACTTTTGATACGCTTCAGTACCAGCAACTCGCTTGGTTTTTGCCACTTGATCGAGTAATTCCCACTCGCGATCGTCGATCGCTAAAACTCTTTGATGGCGATATTGGGATAGGGTTCGTTCAAAATGATCTTGCTGGAGCGGTAGCTGCTTCGTGCGCTTCAAGGTATCGTGAAATAAGCGTAAAAAATTCCGCACATGACCACCACTCATCTCACAGAGGCGATCGCAGGTTTCCGCCCGATCGAAAATTTCTGTCATTTTTGGCGATCGCTCCCCTTCCGGTAGTTCTGGGAAAATTCGTGCTAAAATCAGCTTTTTTAGCAAGCTCATCCCTTCCTCGCACCGACTCCCATCTCGATGTTTAATCGGAATCATGGGTAACACCTGTACCTCATTCATAAACCGTTGTGTCAAGGTACTATACTCATTAGAAAACCGTAGCGCTAAGGGCATTGTATACACCACATGACAGTTTAATGCCCGCAATTGCTCGCCGCGATCTACGAATAAATACTCTTGTTGTTGTATATCCCAATCCTTATTCGCACTCGTGACGCGATCGAGATTATCCACAATTACCACTAAACCTGCTTTTCCTAACTCCTGCAATTGAACTTGTGCAGGTGCAAATAACTCCTGATTAATCACCTCTAATAATCGATTGGTTCGCGGCTCCAAATAGCCTCGCAACTTAGACCGTAATTCTGGACTTGCCTTCGTTTTATCCGTAATGACTCCAATTCCCAGTTTTAACTGGGCAATACCCGGTAACCCATATTCCGCCTCCATTTTCCCTTCACTACTTGCCGATATTTTCGCGCCCAAGGCCTCAACTGTTCCAGATACTTCGATTTCTGTTTGTAACAATTGAGCCGCTCCCTGAAGTAACTGTTTAAACCCTCTGGGTTCCGGAATATTTACAGCCTGTAGAGTTTCTAAACTCTCACTCACACGCTGAGTGATACAGAGCAAAATATCTCCAACATCCACATCCCCCATTTCTAAATCTGCACTGGATTCAAAATAGACAACATGGTAATTTTCTTGCTCTAATTCTAATTTTAGCTTCAATAACTCGGTTGATTTTCCACTACCAATATGACCGGTAAATAATTGACAAGTGGGCCGATCGGAATACCACACTGTAATATGATCC encodes:
- a CDS encoding AAA family ATPase, which produces MNPKIKQYFNATDPSYTLFTRAEDTEKDKKYYIDFSSVRGGEVIQELKDHITVWYSDRPTCQLFTGHIGSGKSTELLKLKLELEQENYHVVYFESSADLEMGDVDVGDILLCITQRVSESLETLQAVNIPEPRGFKQLLQGAAQLLQTEIEVSGTVEALGAKISASSEGKMEAEYGLPGIAQLKLGIGVITDKTKASPELRSKLRGYLEPRTNRLLEVINQELFAPAQVQLQELGKAGLVVIVDNLDRVTSANKDWDIQQQEYLFVDRGEQLRALNCHVVYTMPLALRFSNEYSTLTQRFMNEVQVLPMIPIKHRDGSRCEEGMSLLKKLILARIFPELPEGERSPKMTEIFDRAETCDRLCEMSGGHVRNFLRLFHDTLKRTKQLPLQQDHFERTLSQYRHQRVLAIDDREWELLDQVAKTKRVAGTEAYQKLIRSQFVYEYRDTKGYWFDINPIIAQS